In Scatophagus argus isolate fScaArg1 chromosome 14, fScaArg1.pri, whole genome shotgun sequence, the following proteins share a genomic window:
- the cnot8 gene encoding CCR4-NOT transcription complex subunit 8, producing the protein MPAALTDSSQIICEVWASNVEDEMRKIRQIIQNYNYIAMDTEFPGVVVRPIGEFRSTVDYQYQLLRCNVDLLKIIQLGLTFMNEEGDYPPGTTTWQFNFKFNLTEDMYSQDSIDLLQNSGLQFKKHEEEGIDTLYFAELLMTSGLVLCENVKWLSFHSGYDFGYLVKLLTDARLPEEEHDFFQILNLFFPAIYDVKYLMKSCKNLKGGLQEVADQLELKRIGRQHQAGSDSLLTGMAFFRMKELFFEDNIDDAKYCGRLYGLGSGSSQPQNGISSSGQEETNNKH; encoded by the exons ATGCCAGCCGCGCTTACAGATTCCAGTCAGATAATCTGTGAAGTCTGGGCGAGCAATGTAGAGGATGAAATGCGGAAAATCCGGCAGATTATTCAAAACTACAATTACATTGCCATG GACACAGAATTCCCTGGAGTGGTCGTTCGGCCCATCGGTGAATTTCGTAGTACAGTGGACTACCAGTACCAGCTGCTGAGGTGTAACGTCGACCTCCTGAAGATCATCCAGCTCGGCCTCACATTCATGAACGAGGAAGGAGACTATCCTCCCGGCACGACGACGTGGCAGTTCAACTTTAAGTTCAACCTCAC AGAAGACATGTACTCACAGGACTCCATAGACCTGCTACAGAACTCGGGCCTCCAGtttaaaaaacatgaagaagaggGAATCGACACGCTGTACTTCGCCGAGCTCCTCATGACTTCTGGTCTGGTGCTGTGTGAAAACGTCAAGTGGCTCTCCTTCCACAG CGGCTACGACTTCGGCTACCTGGTAAAGCTCCTGACAGACGCACGGCTCCCCGAGGAGGAACACGACTTCTTCCAGATCCTCAACCTGTTCTTCCCTGCCATCTACGATGTCAAGTACTTGATGAAGAGCTGCAAGAACCTGAAG ggAGGACTGCAGGAAGTGGCAGATCAGCTGGAGCTGAAGAGGATCGGGCGGCAGCACCAAGCCGGATCGGATTCGCTGCTCACCGGCATGGCTTTCTTCAGGATGAAAGAG CTTTTTTTCGAGGATAACATCGATGACGCAAAGTATTGTGGGAGATTGTATGGCCTGGGCTCGGGCTCCAGCCAACCCCAGAATGGCATCTCCAGCTCGGGCCAGGAGGAGACGAACAACAAGCACTGA